In Sebaldella termitidis ATCC 33386, one DNA window encodes the following:
- a CDS encoding flavodoxin family protein: MKKIAKIFLCVLFISISMISCSQGNKGGKISNTNKTLIIYYSASGTTEKVAKELQRKTKGDIYFIKTNMPYSTDQEVLGKEMALERENGNIRELSGELPDLSNYDLILIGGPVWSGEPSNPIQKYLSITDFNGKKVAGFWTAYGEPGDYANVFKKLVKNVELHEGLSLINTDVSNEKELESKINTWLSTLGIL; encoded by the coding sequence ATGAAAAAAATAGCGAAGATATTTTTATGTGTATTATTTATAAGTATCTCTATGATATCCTGCTCTCAGGGAAATAAGGGAGGTAAAATCAGTAACACCAATAAAACATTGATCATATATTACTCAGCATCCGGGACTACTGAAAAAGTAGCAAAGGAACTGCAAAGAAAAACAAAGGGCGATATATATTTTATTAAAACTAATATGCCGTATTCAACAGATCAAGAGGTTTTGGGAAAAGAAATGGCACTTGAGAGAGAAAACGGGAATATTCGTGAATTAAGTGGGGAACTACCAGACTTATCCAATTATGACCTGATTTTGATAGGAGGACCTGTATGGTCCGGGGAGCCTTCAAATCCTATTCAAAAGTACCTCAGTATAACTGATTTTAACGGAAAAAAAGTAGCAGGGTTTTGGACAGCTTACGGAGAGCCGGGAGATTATGCGAATGTATTTAAAAAATTAGTGAAGAATGTCGAATTACACGAAGGTCTCAGCTTAATAAATACAGATGTCTCAAATGAGAAAGAATTAGAGAGTAAAATAAATACATGGTTAAGTACACTAGGTATTTTATAA
- a CDS encoding OB-fold putative lipoprotein, producing the protein MRNILVLFLTGFLSLAVISNTVINNKQKNPAVSEETKTKSANTYDLLEEYKKDASKRQPTYTGENITVSGVVVYKGPDIHGLPSLELSDKVNGTSHVLCVFDSADSLNKISKGDNLTISGKFHIVSSDDMVVLKQSKIQ; encoded by the coding sequence ATGAGAAATATTTTAGTTTTATTTTTGACAGGATTTCTTTCTCTTGCAGTTATAAGCAATACAGTTATTAATAATAAGCAGAAAAATCCGGCAGTTTCAGAAGAAACGAAGACAAAATCAGCCAATACATATGATTTACTGGAAGAATATAAGAAAGATGCATCTAAAAGACAGCCTACATACACAGGAGAGAATATCACGGTATCAGGTGTTGTCGTTTATAAAGGACCGGATATTCATGGACTTCCTTCGCTTGAATTATCAGATAAAGTAAATGGAACAAGTCATGTTTTATGTGTATTTGACTCAGCAGATTCACTTAACAAAATATCTAAAGGAGATAATCTCACAATTTCAGGAAAATTCCATATTGTAAGCTCTGATGATATGGTTGTACTAAAACAGAGCAAGATACAATAA